The following coding sequences lie in one Dunckerocampus dactyliophorus isolate RoL2022-P2 chromosome 4, RoL_Ddac_1.1, whole genome shotgun sequence genomic window:
- the LOC129179619 gene encoding gastrula zinc finger protein XlCGF57.1-like isoform X2 has product MASGEEELSRTREENERQQQPEVCATKTMLHTRDVQISNLKPEDPPPPHFKEEEEKLWITQEGERLQGWEDADLPKLPLTGVSVKTEYHEDKPYVQQLIDHQEEHSCQPQGGIATLKQEEPQILNVKKEEEEVWITQEGQYHLSTLPLTDVSMKTEDHEDKAPLSSQLHRSPSEENRGAEPPRSSPPQHMTTEADGDHCGGSQADNLLAPLSDSDDTTSHSPEDGDGDDTQEPLSSDRDSEGDMRTHTSSKRKTGKKGFTCSVCSETFFYKSYLTQHMRTHTGERPFSCSVCGKTFNDKRSLVKHMRTHTGEKPVSCSVCGSAFSQVSSLNIHMRMHTGEKPFSCSFCNKNFSQKITMLTHMRIHTGEKPFSCTVCEKSFSKKVNMVVHMKTHTGEKTFSCPDCDKRFTLKAHMLSHMKTHSVERPFCSLMCGETVNDKQSLVKYTRRRTVEKPFSCSVCGSAFSQVSSLNMHMRTHTGEKPFSCSFCNKNFSQKITMLTHMRTHTGEKPFSCPDCDKSFSKKVNMVIHMRTHTGEKPFSCSCCARKFSCKSAMLRHMRTHTGEKPFSCSDCDKRFTQKAHMMSHMRTHSGEKHKTF; this is encoded by the exons ATGGCTTCGggcgaggaggaactttctcgaacaagaGAAGAGAACGAACGACAGCAACAACCGGAGGTTTGCGCCACAAAAACTATGCTACATACGCGAG atgtcCAGATCTCCAATTTAAAGCCGGAGGATCCACCTCCCCCCCattttaaagaggaagaggagaaactATGGATCACTCAGGAAGGAGAGCGTCTTCAAGGGTGGGAGGACGCTGATCTCCCCAAGTTGCCACTGAccggtgtctctgtgaagactgaataccatgaagacaaaccat ATGTCCAGCAGCTGATTGATCATCAAGAAGAACATTCCTGTCAGCCGCAGGGCGGGATCgccactttgaagcaggaggagCCGCAGATCCTCAATGttaaaaaggaagaggaagaagtctggatcactcaggagggaCAGTATCATCTCAGCACCTTGCCACTGACGGATGTCTCgatgaagactgaagaccatgaagatAAAGCACCTttgtcctcacagcttcatcgcagtccaagtgaggagaacagAGGGGCGGAGCCTCCACGAAGCAGCccaccacaacacatgacaacagaagctgatggagaccactgtggaggatcacaagcagacaacctcttagctccactatcagatagtgacgacacaacgtcacactctcctgaggatGGAGACGGGGACGACACCCAAGAACCTTTGAGCAGCGATAGAGACAGTGAGGGTGATATGAGGACTCACACTTCCTCTAAAAGGAAGACAGGTAAAAAAGGTttcacctgctcagtttgtTCTGAAACCTTTTTTTATAAGAGCTATTTGACgcaacacatgagaacgcacacaggggaaagaccttttagttgttcagtGTGTGGGAAAACATTCAATGACAAGCGAAGTTTGGtaaaacacatgagaacgcacacaggagaaaaacctgtcagttgctcagtttgcggCAGTGCATTTTCTCAGGTATCATCTCTAAATATACATATGAGaatgcacacaggagaaaaaccttttagttgctcatttTGCAATAAAAACTTCTCTCAGAAGATAACAATGCTgacacacatgagaatacacactggagaaaaaccttttagttgcacaGTCTGTGAGAAAAGCTTCTCTAAAAAAGTGAATATGGTAGTAcatatgaaaacacacacgggagaaaaaacTTTTAGTTGCCCAGACTGTGACAAAAGATTCACTCTGAAGGCACACATGCTGtcacacatgaaaacacactcAGTAGAAAGACCATTCTGTTCTTTAATGTGTGGTGAAACAGTCAATGACAAGCAAAGTTTGGTAAAATACACGAGAAGACGCACAgtagaaaaacctttcagttgctcagtttgtggcagTGCATTTTCTCAAGTGTCATCtttaaacatgcatatgagaacgcacacaggagaaaaaccttttagttgctcatttTGCAATAAAAACTTCTCTCAGAAGATAACAATGCtgacacacatgagaacacacactggagaaaaacctttcagttgcccAGACTGTGATAAAAGCTTctctaaaaaagtaaatatggtaatacatatgagaacacacactggagaaaaaccttttagttgctcatgtTGCGCAAGAAAATTCTCTTGTAAATCAGCAATGCTGAGGCACATGAggacacacactggagaaaaacctttcagttgctcagactgtgatAAAAGATTCACTCAAAAGGCGCACATGatgtcacacatgagaacacactcaggagaaaaacataaaacattttag
- the LOC129179619 gene encoding gastrula zinc finger protein XlCGF57.1-like isoform X1: MASGEEELSRTREENERQQQPEVCATKTMLHTRDVQISNLKPEDPPPPHFKEEEEKLWITQEGERLQGWEDADLPKLPLTGVSVKTEYHEDKPCESSQLHHRPNVQQLIDHQEEHSCQPQGGIATLKQEEPQILNVKKEEEEVWITQEGQYHLSTLPLTDVSMKTEDHEDKAPLSSQLHRSPSEENRGAEPPRSSPPQHMTTEADGDHCGGSQADNLLAPLSDSDDTTSHSPEDGDGDDTQEPLSSDRDSEGDMRTHTSSKRKTGKKGFTCSVCSETFFYKSYLTQHMRTHTGERPFSCSVCGKTFNDKRSLVKHMRTHTGEKPVSCSVCGSAFSQVSSLNIHMRMHTGEKPFSCSFCNKNFSQKITMLTHMRIHTGEKPFSCTVCEKSFSKKVNMVVHMKTHTGEKTFSCPDCDKRFTLKAHMLSHMKTHSVERPFCSLMCGETVNDKQSLVKYTRRRTVEKPFSCSVCGSAFSQVSSLNMHMRTHTGEKPFSCSFCNKNFSQKITMLTHMRTHTGEKPFSCPDCDKSFSKKVNMVIHMRTHTGEKPFSCSCCARKFSCKSAMLRHMRTHTGEKPFSCSDCDKRFTQKAHMMSHMRTHSGEKHKTF; the protein is encoded by the exons ATGGCTTCGggcgaggaggaactttctcgaacaagaGAAGAGAACGAACGACAGCAACAACCGGAGGTTTGCGCCACAAAAACTATGCTACATACGCGAG atgtcCAGATCTCCAATTTAAAGCCGGAGGATCCACCTCCCCCCCattttaaagaggaagaggagaaactATGGATCACTCAGGAAGGAGAGCGTCTTCAAGGGTGGGAGGACGCTGATCTCCCCAAGTTGCCACTGAccggtgtctctgtgaagactgaataccatgaagacaaaccatgtgagtcctcacagcttcatcaccgTCCAA ATGTCCAGCAGCTGATTGATCATCAAGAAGAACATTCCTGTCAGCCGCAGGGCGGGATCgccactttgaagcaggaggagCCGCAGATCCTCAATGttaaaaaggaagaggaagaagtctggatcactcaggagggaCAGTATCATCTCAGCACCTTGCCACTGACGGATGTCTCgatgaagactgaagaccatgaagatAAAGCACCTttgtcctcacagcttcatcgcagtccaagtgaggagaacagAGGGGCGGAGCCTCCACGAAGCAGCccaccacaacacatgacaacagaagctgatggagaccactgtggaggatcacaagcagacaacctcttagctccactatcagatagtgacgacacaacgtcacactctcctgaggatGGAGACGGGGACGACACCCAAGAACCTTTGAGCAGCGATAGAGACAGTGAGGGTGATATGAGGACTCACACTTCCTCTAAAAGGAAGACAGGTAAAAAAGGTttcacctgctcagtttgtTCTGAAACCTTTTTTTATAAGAGCTATTTGACgcaacacatgagaacgcacacaggggaaagaccttttagttgttcagtGTGTGGGAAAACATTCAATGACAAGCGAAGTTTGGtaaaacacatgagaacgcacacaggagaaaaacctgtcagttgctcagtttgcggCAGTGCATTTTCTCAGGTATCATCTCTAAATATACATATGAGaatgcacacaggagaaaaaccttttagttgctcatttTGCAATAAAAACTTCTCTCAGAAGATAACAATGCTgacacacatgagaatacacactggagaaaaaccttttagttgcacaGTCTGTGAGAAAAGCTTCTCTAAAAAAGTGAATATGGTAGTAcatatgaaaacacacacgggagaaaaaacTTTTAGTTGCCCAGACTGTGACAAAAGATTCACTCTGAAGGCACACATGCTGtcacacatgaaaacacactcAGTAGAAAGACCATTCTGTTCTTTAATGTGTGGTGAAACAGTCAATGACAAGCAAAGTTTGGTAAAATACACGAGAAGACGCACAgtagaaaaacctttcagttgctcagtttgtggcagTGCATTTTCTCAAGTGTCATCtttaaacatgcatatgagaacgcacacaggagaaaaaccttttagttgctcatttTGCAATAAAAACTTCTCTCAGAAGATAACAATGCtgacacacatgagaacacacactggagaaaaacctttcagttgcccAGACTGTGATAAAAGCTTctctaaaaaagtaaatatggtaatacatatgagaacacacactggagaaaaaccttttagttgctcatgtTGCGCAAGAAAATTCTCTTGTAAATCAGCAATGCTGAGGCACATGAggacacacactggagaaaaacctttcagttgctcagactgtgatAAAAGATTCACTCAAAAGGCGCACATGatgtcacacatgagaacacactcaggagaaaaacataaaacattttag
- the LOC129179622 gene encoding gastrula zinc finger protein XlCGF57.1-like, whose product MLKELVKERLMAAADEIFALFERTIASYEEELSRTRQEKEGHRQQLEAVSRTGITTQIEDVQQLIGRQEELPTRPHGWSSTLKQPSHVKEEEEESQTSQVKEEEEELWITQEEECLLGKEEADLTMKLPLTVVFVKTEDHEDKPPESSQLHHSPSEENRGAGPQSSSSPQHMTTDADGDHCGGSQADNLLAPLSDSDETSHISINMEPHMRTHTEENHVHCPDFGKSFTQKVNRLSHRTHTGEKPFSCSVCGTTFSHKTTMLAHTRTHTGEKTFQCSVCDKRFFRKSVMSAHMKTHTGEKPFSCSVCDKRFSEKINLLSHMRTHTGEKPFSCSICDAKFSHKVTVLSHMRTHTGEKPFSCSDCGKSFTQKVNMVSHMRTHTGEKPFSCSDCGKSFTKKGNMLSHMRIHTGEKPFSCSICSDTFSHKSSLKKHLQSH is encoded by the exons atgttgaaagagttGGTGAAGGAGCGACTAATGGCGGCGGCTGATGaaatattcgctttgtttgaaagaacgatagcgtcgtacgaggaggaactttctcgaacaagaCAGGAGAAGGAGGGACATCGGCAACAACTGGAAGCTGTTAGCAGGACTGGAATTACGACACAGATTGAAG AcgtccagcagctgattggtcgTCAAGAAGAACTTCCTACTCGGCCACATGGGTggagctccactttgaagcagcCCTcccatgttaaagaggaagaggaggagtcaCAGACATCACaagttaaagaggaagaggaggaactctggatAACGCAGGAGGAAGAGTGTCTTCTTGGGaaggaggaggctgatctcaccatgaagttgccactgactgttgtgtttgtgaagactgaagaccatgaagacaaaccacccgagtcctcacagcttcatcacagtccaagtgaggagaacagAGGGGCGGGGCCTCAAAGCAGCAGCTCGCCACAACATATGACAACAGacgctgatggagaccactgtggaggatcacaagcagacaacctcttagctccactatcagatagtgacgaaaCATCTCACATCAGCATAAATATGGAAccgcacatgagaacacacacagaagaaaATCATGTTCATTGCCCAGACTTTGGCAAAAGCTTCACTCAGAAGGTAAACAGGCTATCACacagaacgcacacaggagaaaaacctttcagttgctcagtttgtggtacaACATTCTCTCATAAGACAACAATGCTAGCACAcacgagaacacacacaggagaaaaaaccTTTCAATGCTCAGTCTGCGATAAAAGATTTTTTCGGAAATCGGTTATGTCGgcacacatgaaaacacacacgggagagaaaccCTTTAGTTGTTCggtttgtgataaaagattttcagaaaaaattaatttgctttcacacatgagaacacacactggagaaaaaccttttagttgctcaattTGTGATGCTAAGTTTTCTCATAAGGTAACAGTAttgtcacacatgagaacacatactggagaaaaaccttttagttgctcagactgtggtaaaagctTCACTCAAAAGGTAAatatggtatcacacatgagaacacacactggagaaaaaccttttagttgttcagACTGCGGTAAAAGCTTCACTAAAAAGGGAAATATGttatcacacatgagaatacacacaggagaaaaaccttttagttgctcgaTTTGTAGCGATACATTTTCTCACAAGTCCTCTTTGAAGAAACACCTGCAGAGTCATTGA